A genomic stretch from Gopherus flavomarginatus isolate rGopFla2 chromosome 3, rGopFla2.mat.asm, whole genome shotgun sequence includes:
- the LOC127046556 gene encoding C-C motif chemokine 19-like → MELARSVAFFALTAVSLWSFLPASGSNDALDCCLRTSHVPIPRKIVLDYAVQRIPDGCPIHAVVFITVRGKQLCAPPHAHWVRRLTERLDSVYQSKNNLWSK, encoded by the exons ATGGAGCTGGCTAGAAGTGTGGCTTTCTTCGCTCTGACAGCCGTCTCCCTGTGGAGCTTCTTGCCAG CATCTGGCAGCAACGACGCCCTGGACTGCTGCCTGAGAACCAGCCACGTCCCCATCCCCCGCAAGATTGTGCTGGACTACGCGGTACAGCGGATCCCCGACGGCTGCCCCATCCACGCCGTGGT GTTTATCACCGTGAGGGGCAAGCAGCTTTGCGCCCCGCCCCATGCCCACTGGGTGCGGCGTCTGACAGAGAGGCTGGACAGTGTGTACCAGAGCAAG AACAACCTCTGGAGCAAGTAG